A window from Halorubrum sp. BV1 encodes these proteins:
- a CDS encoding ACT domain-containing protein, whose amino-acid sequence MFDEILEKFEGSPSQQAVIRLFLERGFSVNEEGRVVSGGIEIPYTGIARELDVDRRVVDSTTDAILDDPELKRIFTNISSVPSLMDLAPVLDLTVLTIEVAAADEAGIVAEVTGILADHGVSIRQVLSEDPEFTDDPKLYVITDADVPGELLVEIRELGYVRRVGF is encoded by the coding sequence ATGTTCGACGAGATCCTCGAAAAGTTCGAGGGGTCACCCAGCCAGCAGGCCGTCATCCGCCTCTTCTTGGAGCGCGGCTTCTCGGTCAACGAGGAGGGGCGGGTGGTCTCCGGCGGCATCGAGATCCCGTACACAGGGATCGCGCGCGAACTCGACGTCGATCGGCGCGTGGTCGACTCGACGACGGACGCGATCTTGGACGATCCCGAACTGAAGCGCATCTTCACGAACATCTCGTCAGTGCCGAGCCTGATGGATCTGGCACCGGTGCTTGATCTCACGGTGCTCACGATCGAGGTCGCGGCCGCCGACGAGGCCGGCATCGTCGCCGAGGTCACCGGCATCCTGGCCGATCACGGCGTCTCGATCCGGCAGGTGCTGAGCGAGGATCCCGAGTTCACCGACGATCCGAAGCTGTACGTCATAACGGACGCCGACGTACCCGGCGAACTGCTGGTCGAGATCCGTGAGCTCGGCTACGTCCGTCGGGTCGGGTTCTGA
- the radA gene encoding DNA repair and recombination protein RadA, with product MPEDELEDLPGVGPATADKLVENGFESYQSIAVASPGEMSNTADIGESSAADIINAARDAADVGGFETGATVLERRQEIGKLSWQIDEVDDLLGGGIETQSITEVYGEFGSGKSQVTHQMAVNVQLPPENGGLDGGCIFVDSEDTFRPERIDDMVRGLDDEILAEEMERREIEGTPGNEEAMEELIEAFLDQIHVAKAFNSNHQILLAEKAKELAGEHEEGEWPIRIVCVDSLTAHFRAEYVGRGELAERQQKLNKHLHDLMRLGDLYNTAILVTNQVASNPDSYFGDPTQAIGGNILGHASTFRIYLRKSKGNKRIVRLVDAPNLADGEAVMRVQGEGLKPE from the coding sequence ATGCCTGAAGACGAACTCGAAGATCTCCCCGGTGTTGGCCCCGCGACCGCAGACAAGCTCGTCGAGAACGGGTTCGAGAGCTATCAGTCGATCGCCGTCGCGAGCCCCGGTGAGATGTCCAACACCGCCGACATCGGCGAGTCCTCGGCGGCCGACATCATCAACGCCGCCCGCGACGCGGCCGACGTCGGCGGGTTCGAGACGGGAGCGACCGTGCTGGAGCGCCGACAGGAGATCGGGAAGCTCTCGTGGCAGATAGACGAGGTCGACGACCTGCTCGGCGGGGGAATAGAGACCCAGTCGATCACCGAGGTGTACGGCGAGTTCGGGTCCGGCAAGTCGCAGGTCACACATCAGATGGCCGTCAACGTGCAGCTTCCGCCGGAGAACGGCGGACTCGACGGCGGCTGTATCTTCGTCGACTCCGAGGACACGTTCCGGCCGGAGCGGATCGACGACATGGTTCGCGGGCTCGACGACGAGATCCTCGCCGAAGAGATGGAGCGACGCGAGATCGAAGGCACGCCCGGAAACGAGGAGGCGATGGAGGAGCTCATCGAGGCGTTCCTAGACCAGATCCACGTCGCGAAGGCGTTCAACTCCAACCACCAGATCCTGCTGGCGGAGAAGGCCAAGGAACTCGCGGGCGAACACGAGGAGGGCGAGTGGCCCATTCGGATCGTCTGTGTCGACTCGCTCACCGCGCACTTCCGCGCCGAGTACGTCGGCCGGGGGGAACTGGCCGAGCGCCAGCAAAAGCTCAACAAACACTTACACGACCTGATGCGACTCGGCGACCTGTACAACACCGCCATCCTCGTCACCAACCAAGTCGCGTCGAATCCGGACTCGTACTTCGGCGATCCGACCCAAGCTATCGGGGGAAACATCCTCGGACACGCCTCGACGTTCCGGATCTACCTCCGGAAGTCGAAGGGTAACAAGCGGATCGTCCGTCTCGTCGACGCGCCGAACCTCGCCGACGGCGAGGCCGTGATGCGCGTGCAGGGCGAAGGGCTGAAGCCGGAGTAG
- a CDS encoding ammonium transporter — translation MTTGVLASVDPSTFASAMNGTWILVVTFLIFFMHAGFAMLEAGQVRSKNVANQLTKNLLTWSVGVTVFFLIGTAFTSVMSGSGGPVSAAGTLFSGGELAVDAGSIGPYVNWLYGAVFAMTAATIVSGAVAGRAKLRAYVTYTVLLAAVIYPMVIAFTWSASGDGLVAQLTGTAFHDFAGGMIVHGMGGIAGLTAAAVLGPRMDRYAEDGSTNVIPGHSLTFAVLGTLVLAFGWYGFNVGTASVVSGGVFNTLTLNLVAMGTTIAMAAGGIGAALVVWLKTGKVDTLYVANGLLAGLVGITAIPDTTAWWGALVVGLLAGGQLPIVFEFVSDTLKIDDVCAVFPVHGSAGVLGTLLFPFVAAPGQLSASVGAHFIAQLVGVVIIGGWTLTATGVVWYALKVSGAARVTAEHEQEGLDISEHGVETYPEFGGDRVATDGGPSVVDTTNDSPRADGGEEAGSQIKMVTAVVRPDKLGDIKQALAEINAPSLTVTNVSGRGSQPAKKGQWRGEEFTVDLHQKVKIDVVVADIPADEVADAVADAAKTGEPGDGKVFIMPVEDALQVRTGTTGPEAV, via the coding sequence GTGACGACCGGCGTCCTCGCGAGCGTCGATCCGAGCACGTTCGCGTCCGCGATGAACGGGACGTGGATACTGGTCGTGACGTTCCTCATCTTCTTCATGCACGCCGGCTTCGCCATGCTCGAAGCGGGGCAGGTGCGCTCGAAGAACGTCGCCAACCAGCTGACGAAGAACCTCCTGACGTGGAGCGTGGGCGTAACGGTGTTTTTCCTCATCGGAACGGCGTTCACCAGCGTGATGAGCGGCTCCGGCGGTCCGGTGTCCGCGGCGGGGACGCTGTTCTCCGGCGGCGAACTCGCCGTCGACGCCGGCTCGATCGGCCCGTACGTCAACTGGCTCTACGGTGCTGTCTTCGCGATGACGGCGGCGACCATCGTCTCCGGCGCGGTCGCCGGCCGCGCGAAGCTCCGCGCGTACGTCACCTACACCGTCCTCTTGGCCGCGGTGATCTACCCGATGGTCATCGCGTTCACGTGGTCGGCCTCCGGTGACGGGCTCGTCGCGCAGCTGACCGGGACCGCGTTCCACGATTTCGCCGGCGGCATGATCGTCCACGGTATGGGCGGTATCGCCGGGCTCACAGCCGCCGCCGTGCTCGGCCCGCGGATGGATCGCTACGCTGAGGACGGCTCGACGAACGTCATTCCCGGCCACTCGCTGACGTTCGCGGTGCTCGGGACGCTCGTCCTCGCGTTCGGATGGTACGGTTTCAACGTCGGCACGGCCTCGGTCGTCAGCGGGGGCGTGTTCAACACGCTGACGCTCAACCTCGTCGCGATGGGGACGACGATCGCGATGGCGGCCGGCGGGATCGGCGCTGCGCTCGTCGTGTGGCTGAAGACCGGCAAGGTCGACACGCTCTACGTCGCGAACGGCCTGCTAGCGGGACTGGTCGGCATCACCGCCATTCCGGACACCACGGCGTGGTGGGGCGCACTGGTCGTCGGTCTCCTCGCCGGCGGGCAGCTCCCGATCGTCTTCGAGTTCGTCTCGGACACGCTCAAGATCGACGACGTCTGTGCGGTGTTCCCCGTCCACGGTAGCGCCGGCGTGCTGGGAACCCTGCTGTTCCCGTTCGTCGCCGCACCCGGACAGCTCAGCGCCAGCGTCGGTGCACACTTCATCGCTCAACTGGTCGGCGTCGTCATCATCGGCGGCTGGACGCTCACCGCGACCGGCGTCGTCTGGTACGCGCTCAAGGTGAGCGGTGCGGCACGCGTCACCGCCGAGCACGAACAGGAGGGCCTCGACATCTCCGAACACGGCGTCGAGACCTACCCCGAGTTCGGCGGCGACCGCGTTGCGACGGACGGCGGCCCCTCCGTCGTCGATACTACGAACGACTCGCCGCGCGCTGACGGCGGCGAAGAAGCCGGGTCGCAGATCAAGATGGTCACGGCGGTCGTCCGCCCCGACAAACTCGGTGACATAAAACAGGCGCTCGCGGAGATCAACGCGCCCTCGCTCACGGTCACAAACGTCTCCGGTCGCGGCAGCCAACCCGCCAAGAAGGGCCAGTGGCGCGGCGAGGAGTTCACGGTCGACCTCCACCAGAAGGTAAAAATCGACGTCGTCGTCGCCGACATCCCGGCCGACGAGGTCGCCGACGCGGTCGCCGACGCGGCCAAGACCGGCGAGCCGGGCGACGGCAAGGTGTTCATCATGCCGGTCGAGGACGCACTGCAAGTCCGGACCGGGACGACCGGTCCGGAGGCCGTGTAA
- a CDS encoding glutamate-1-semialdehyde 2,1-aminomutase has product MNHERSRELYDRALSVSPGGVNSSVRATMPHPFFVERGDGGHVIDADGNRYVDWVMGYGPLLYGHDLPDPVESAIQSHAAAGPMYGAPTEVEVEHAEFVARHVPSVESIRFVNSGTEATVSAVRLARGHTDRDKIVVMQGGYHGAQESTLVDGTPENPHPSTKGVPAAFAKHTLPIPFNDPQAATEVFAEHGDDIAAVLVEPILANKGIVMPVDGYHETLRDLCDDHGALLIFDEVITGFRVGGLGCAQSKFGVTPDVTTFGKIVGGGFPVGAIGGKAEIIEGFTPAGDVFQSGTFSGHPVTMAAGKATLEYAAENDVYEHVNRLGRKLREGIAEICADRAPEYTVVGTDSMFKTVFTREPPADTADGCADGCRQDPDCGRYGTCPKTGADVGKAETDRWERVFWQEMKDRGVFLTANQFECQFTSYAHTEADVEKTLAAYREAI; this is encoded by the coding sequence ATGAACCACGAGCGCTCACGGGAACTGTACGACCGCGCGCTGTCGGTCTCGCCCGGCGGGGTCAACTCGTCGGTCCGCGCGACGATGCCACACCCCTTCTTCGTCGAACGCGGGGACGGCGGCCACGTCATCGACGCCGACGGCAACCGGTACGTCGACTGGGTGATGGGGTACGGACCGCTCCTGTACGGCCACGACCTCCCGGACCCGGTCGAGTCGGCGATCCAGTCGCACGCGGCGGCGGGACCGATGTACGGTGCGCCCACGGAGGTCGAAGTGGAACACGCCGAGTTCGTGGCGCGCCACGTCCCGAGTGTCGAGTCGATCCGGTTCGTCAACTCGGGGACGGAGGCGACGGTGTCCGCGGTCCGGCTGGCGCGGGGCCACACCGACCGCGACAAGATCGTCGTGATGCAGGGCGGGTACCACGGCGCACAGGAGTCGACGCTCGTCGACGGAACCCCCGAGAACCCGCATCCGTCGACGAAGGGGGTTCCGGCGGCGTTCGCGAAACACACGCTCCCGATCCCGTTCAACGATCCGCAGGCCGCAACGGAGGTGTTCGCCGAACACGGCGACGACATCGCCGCGGTGCTCGTGGAGCCGATCTTGGCGAACAAAGGGATCGTGATGCCCGTCGACGGCTACCACGAGACGCTTCGGGACCTGTGTGACGACCACGGCGCGCTTCTGATCTTCGACGAGGTGATCACCGGGTTCCGCGTCGGCGGCCTCGGCTGTGCGCAGTCGAAGTTCGGCGTCACGCCCGACGTCACCACCTTCGGGAAGATCGTCGGCGGGGGGTTCCCCGTCGGCGCGATCGGCGGGAAAGCGGAGATAATCGAGGGGTTCACGCCCGCGGGCGACGTGTTCCAGTCCGGCACCTTCTCCGGGCATCCCGTGACGATGGCCGCGGGCAAGGCCACGCTGGAGTACGCGGCCGAAAACGACGTGTACGAGCACGTCAACCGCCTCGGCCGGAAGCTCCGCGAGGGAATAGCCGAGATCTGTGCCGATCGGGCACCCGAGTACACGGTCGTCGGGACCGACTCGATGTTCAAGACGGTATTCACCCGAGAGCCGCCCGCCGACACCGCAGACGGCTGTGCGGACGGCTGTCGGCAGGACCCCGACTGCGGGCGCTACGGCACCTGTCCGAAGACCGGCGCGGACGTGGGGAAAGCGGAGACCGACCGTTGGGAGCGGGTGTTCTGGCAGGAGATGAAAGACCGCGGCGTGTTCCTTACCGCCAACCAGTTCGAGTGTCAGTTCACCTCCTACGCGCACACGGAGGCGGACGTCGAGAAGACGCTTGCAGCGTACCGGGAAGCGATCTGA
- the thsA gene encoding thermosome subunit alpha, translated as MIVLSEESQRTSGKDAQNMNITAGKAVAESVRTTLGPKGMDKMLVDSGGSVVVTNDGVTILKEMDIDHPAANMIVEVSETQEEEVGDGTTSAVVVAGELLDQAEELLDQDIHATTLAQGYRQAAEKAKEILDEEAIDVSEDDYDTLVEIAQTAMTGKGAENSKDLLAELVVDAVLAVADDDDIDTENVSVEKVVGSSIDQSELVEGVIVDKERVDENMPFAVEDADVALFDGAIEVKETEIDAEVNVTDPDQLQQFLDQEEEQLREMVDHLVDIGADVVFVGDGIDDMAQHYLAQEGILAVRRAKSGDLKRLARATGGRVVSNLDDIESDDLGFAGSVAQKDIGGDERIFVEDVEEAKSVTLILRGGTEHVVDEVERAIEDSLGVVRTTLLDGQVLPGGGAPEAELALQLRDFADSVGGREQLAVEAFADALEVVPRTLAENAGLDPIDSLVDLRARHDGGEFGAGLDAYTGDVIDMEAEGVVEPLRVKTQAIESATEAAVMILRIDDVIAAGDLKGGGSDDDGDEGGPGGAPGGMGGMGGMGGMGGAM; from the coding sequence ATGATCGTACTTTCCGAGGAGTCGCAGCGCACCTCCGGAAAGGACGCCCAGAACATGAACATCACGGCCGGCAAGGCGGTCGCGGAGTCCGTCCGCACCACGCTCGGTCCGAAAGGGATGGACAAGATGCTCGTCGACTCCGGCGGGTCCGTCGTCGTCACGAACGACGGCGTCACCATCCTCAAAGAGATGGATATCGACCACCCGGCGGCCAACATGATTGTCGAGGTCTCGGAGACGCAGGAGGAGGAGGTCGGCGACGGGACCACCTCCGCCGTCGTCGTCGCCGGTGAACTCCTCGATCAGGCCGAGGAGCTTCTCGATCAGGACATCCACGCGACCACGCTCGCACAGGGGTACCGTCAGGCCGCAGAGAAGGCCAAGGAAATCCTCGACGAGGAGGCCATCGACGTCTCCGAGGACGACTACGACACGCTCGTCGAGATCGCCCAGACGGCGATGACGGGCAAGGGCGCGGAGAACTCCAAGGACCTGCTCGCCGAACTCGTCGTCGACGCCGTGCTCGCGGTCGCCGACGACGACGACATCGACACGGAGAACGTCTCCGTCGAGAAGGTCGTCGGCAGCTCGATCGACCAGTCCGAGCTCGTCGAGGGCGTCATCGTCGACAAAGAGCGCGTCGACGAGAACATGCCCTTCGCCGTCGAGGACGCTGACGTCGCGCTGTTCGACGGCGCAATCGAAGTGAAGGAGACGGAGATCGACGCCGAGGTCAACGTCACCGACCCCGACCAGCTCCAGCAGTTCCTCGACCAGGAGGAAGAACAGCTGCGCGAGATGGTCGATCACCTCGTCGACATCGGCGCTGACGTCGTCTTCGTCGGCGACGGCATCGACGACATGGCCCAGCACTACCTCGCACAGGAGGGCATCCTGGCGGTCCGCCGCGCGAAGTCCGGCGACCTCAAACGCCTCGCCCGCGCGACGGGCGGCCGCGTCGTCTCCAACCTCGACGACATCGAGTCGGACGACCTCGGCTTCGCCGGCTCCGTCGCCCAGAAGGACATCGGCGGCGACGAGCGCATCTTCGTCGAGGACGTCGAAGAGGCGAAGTCCGTCACCCTCATCCTCCGCGGCGGCACCGAGCACGTCGTCGACGAGGTCGAGCGCGCCATCGAGGACTCGCTCGGCGTCGTCCGCACCACGCTTCTCGACGGGCAGGTCCTGCCCGGCGGCGGTGCGCCCGAGGCCGAGCTGGCCCTCCAGCTCCGCGACTTCGCCGACTCCGTCGGCGGCCGCGAGCAGCTCGCGGTCGAAGCGTTCGCCGACGCGTTAGAAGTCGTCCCGCGCACGCTCGCCGAGAACGCGGGTCTCGACCCCATCGACTCGCTCGTCGACCTCCGCGCCCGCCACGACGGCGGCGAGTTCGGCGCGGGTCTCGACGCCTACACGGGCGACGTGATCGACATGGAGGCCGAGGGCGTCGTGGAGCCGCTCCGCGTCAAGACCCAAGCCATCGAGTCCGCCACCGAGGCGGCCGTCATGATCCTCCGCATCGACGACGTCATCGCGGCCGGCGACCTCAAGGGCGGCGGCTCCGACGACGACGGCGACGAGGGCGGCCCCGGCGGCGCGCCCGGCGGCATGGGCGGCATGGGCGGCATGGGCGGCATGGGCGGTGCGATGTGA
- a CDS encoding lactate utilization protein, protein MSQQKADYVDETEIDETLDAVADDETVEATVESLEERGFDVVVVDDAEEALAAVTEQIPAGASVMNGHSTTLEEIGFDEFLSEGDHEWESLPDEIWSIGDDAERQTARRESQTADYFLGGINAIAETGELVAADLSGSRIGAYPFAAGNVVIVSGTNKIVPTLSDAFDRLESVAYPLENERAQEAYGVESAIAKQLVYRRETEEGRTTVVLVRERLGY, encoded by the coding sequence ATGTCACAGCAAAAAGCCGACTACGTGGACGAGACGGAGATCGACGAGACACTGGACGCGGTCGCCGATGACGAGACGGTCGAGGCCACGGTCGAAAGCCTCGAAGAGCGCGGCTTCGACGTCGTCGTCGTCGACGACGCCGAGGAGGCGCTCGCGGCGGTCACGGAGCAGATCCCCGCGGGCGCGTCGGTGATGAACGGACACTCGACGACGCTCGAAGAGATCGGCTTCGACGAGTTCCTCAGCGAGGGCGACCACGAGTGGGAGAGTCTCCCCGATGAGATCTGGAGCATCGGCGACGACGCGGAGCGACAGACCGCACGGCGCGAGTCACAGACGGCCGACTACTTCCTCGGCGGGATCAACGCGATCGCGGAGACGGGCGAGTTGGTCGCAGCCGACCTCTCCGGCAGCCGGATCGGCGCGTATCCCTTCGCCGCCGGCAACGTGGTGATCGTCAGCGGCACGAACAAGATCGTCCCGACGCTCTCGGACGCGTTCGACCGGCTGGAATCGGTCGCGTACCCGCTGGAGAACGAGCGCGCACAGGAGGCGTACGGCGTCGAGTCGGCGATCGCCAAACAGCTCGTCTACCGTCGCGAGACGGAGGAGGGCCGGACGACGGTCGTCCTCGTGCGCGAGCGGCTCGGGTACTAA
- a CDS encoding KH domain-containing protein produces the protein MQHVTVPQDRIGVVIGAGGETMREIEERANVRLDVDSESGSVAIEERDDPVAAMVAPDVIKAIGRGFTPETALSILDHDLRTLDLIDLSEHTRNDNDLQRKKGRIIGENGRTRELLEELSGANVVVYGSTVGAVGQPEELEVVRRAVGMLLDGAPHGAVYSYLERMSNELDDDVSFNAPQ, from the coding sequence ATGCAACACGTGACGGTTCCGCAGGACCGGATCGGCGTCGTCATCGGCGCTGGTGGCGAGACGATGCGGGAGATCGAAGAGCGGGCGAACGTGCGACTCGACGTCGATTCGGAGTCGGGTAGCGTCGCCATCGAAGAGCGAGACGACCCCGTCGCCGCGATGGTGGCACCCGATGTGATCAAAGCGATCGGGCGCGGCTTCACGCCGGAGACGGCGCTGTCGATCCTCGACCACGACCTCCGAACGCTCGATCTGATCGACCTGTCCGAGCACACCCGCAACGACAACGACCTCCAGCGGAAGAAGGGGCGGATAATCGGCGAGAACGGCCGGACGCGGGAGCTACTCGAAGAGCTGTCCGGCGCGAACGTCGTCGTTTACGGCTCTACCGTCGGTGCGGTCGGCCAGCCGGAGGAACTCGAGGTCGTCCGCCGGGCGGTCGGAATGCTCCTCGACGGCGCGCCGCACGGCGCGGTGTACTCGTACCTCGAACGGATGTCGAACGAGCTCGACGACGACGTGAGCTTCAACGCGCCGCAGTAG
- the rio1 gene encoding serine/threonine-protein kinase Rio1, whose protein sequence is MSDFGLLEPADDPGDEWEQLDVSDTEADRIARRQDREFDEFRKRIKDTEQFKLQESVFDDATLAAVYKLVQDGYVDAFGGPVSTGKEASVFEALGGQAGERPEPGSAAAGGGPDGVHPEREVAVKVYRINSSNFRQMREYLEGDPRFEGIANDKKAVVLAWTRKEFANLERARTAGVRVPEPIAVQRNVLVMELVGHADDRARRLSEVDVENPATAYEVVREYMRRLYRAGLIHGDLSEYNMIIHEGELVVIDMGQAVTVHHPNAGEFLDRDCENVAAFFTRQGIDVDPDDLRAYVTEPEPDPSGSRDPESTAHSDE, encoded by the coding sequence ATGAGCGATTTCGGCCTGTTGGAGCCCGCTGACGACCCCGGCGACGAGTGGGAACAGCTCGACGTCTCCGACACCGAGGCCGACCGGATCGCGCGCCGGCAGGACCGCGAGTTCGACGAGTTCCGCAAGCGGATCAAGGACACGGAGCAGTTCAAACTGCAGGAGTCGGTGTTCGACGACGCGACGCTCGCGGCCGTCTACAAGCTCGTACAGGACGGCTACGTCGACGCCTTCGGCGGCCCGGTGTCGACCGGCAAGGAGGCGAGCGTCTTCGAGGCGCTCGGCGGGCAGGCCGGCGAGCGACCGGAACCGGGGTCGGCCGCGGCCGGCGGCGGCCCCGATGGCGTCCACCCGGAGCGAGAGGTCGCCGTGAAGGTGTACCGGATCAACTCCTCGAACTTCCGGCAGATGCGCGAGTACCTGGAGGGCGACCCGCGGTTCGAGGGGATCGCGAACGACAAGAAGGCGGTCGTGTTGGCGTGGACCCGCAAGGAGTTCGCCAACCTCGAACGCGCCCGCACGGCGGGTGTGCGAGTCCCGGAACCGATCGCGGTCCAGCGGAACGTCCTCGTGATGGAGCTCGTCGGTCACGCCGACGACCGCGCGCGTCGACTGAGCGAGGTCGACGTCGAGAACCCTGCGACCGCCTACGAGGTCGTCCGCGAGTACATGCGACGGCTCTATCGCGCCGGGCTGATCCACGGCGACCTCTCCGAGTACAACATGATCATCCACGAGGGCGAGCTGGTGGTCATCGACATGGGTCAGGCGGTGACCGTCCATCACCCGAACGCCGGCGAGTTCCTCGACCGCGACTGCGAGAACGTGGCAGCCTTTTTCACCAGACAGGGGATCGACGTCGATCCGGACGATCTCCGCGCGTACGTGACCGAACCGGAACCCGATCCGAGCGGATCGCGGGATCCGGAGTCGACGGCTCACTCCGACGAGTAG
- the hjc gene encoding Holliday junction resolvase Hjc, with product MTTTVAANRKGDRRERELVNALDDAGFAVMRAPASGSSTERELPDVLAGDGETFYAIEAKSSAGNPIYLTGEEVEALLFFARNFGAKARIAVRFDREDWYFFHPGDLYTTDAGSYRVKKETALADGTDFAEFAGETRKVTLDEVGGGRDGGDDTDPETEERRAILEAVRDDHMSVADALDVL from the coding sequence GTGACGACGACCGTGGCCGCTAACCGGAAGGGCGACCGCCGCGAGCGGGAGTTAGTGAACGCGCTGGACGACGCCGGGTTCGCCGTGATGCGTGCGCCGGCCAGCGGCTCGTCGACGGAGCGGGAGCTACCCGACGTGCTCGCCGGCGACGGCGAGACGTTCTACGCGATCGAGGCGAAATCGAGCGCGGGAAACCCGATCTACCTCACCGGCGAAGAGGTCGAGGCGCTGCTGTTTTTCGCCCGAAACTTCGGTGCGAAGGCGCGGATCGCGGTCCGATTCGACCGCGAGGACTGGTATTTTTTCCATCCCGGCGACCTGTATACCACGGACGCGGGCTCGTATCGCGTCAAAAAGGAGACGGCGCTCGCGGACGGGACGGACTTCGCCGAGTTCGCCGGCGAGACGCGAAAGGTGACGCTCGACGAGGTCGGCGGCGGACGCGACGGCGGGGACGATACGGACCCCGAGACGGAAGAGCGGCGGGCGATATTGGAGGCCGTCAGAGACGACCACATGTCGGTCGCGGACGCGCTCGACGTGTTGTGA
- a CDS encoding NADPH-dependent FMN reductase: MTRIVAISGSRRKASTTRAALRVALDAAGDAGAETDLIDLGAVDLPLYHPNEDAQGDSEALTRRVREADGVLAGTPVYRGSYSSTFKNFHDFCGSDEYEDTTVGLLATAGGGSYGGTLEHLRSTFRNVHAWTVPDEVGIERASSKVATGGDPDGHPRIADADLRRRTERLGRVVVEHAERMRG, translated from the coding sequence ATGACCCGAATCGTCGCCATCTCCGGGAGCCGCCGGAAGGCGAGCACGACGCGCGCGGCGCTCCGCGTCGCCCTCGACGCCGCGGGCGACGCCGGCGCGGAGACGGACCTGATCGATCTCGGCGCGGTCGACCTCCCTTTGTATCACCCGAACGAGGACGCACAGGGCGACAGCGAGGCGCTCACGCGGCGTGTGCGCGAGGCCGACGGCGTGCTCGCTGGCACTCCCGTCTACCGCGGCTCCTACTCGTCGACGTTCAAGAACTTCCACGACTTCTGCGGCTCCGACGAGTACGAGGACACCACCGTAGGACTGCTCGCGACCGCGGGTGGCGGCTCCTACGGCGGGACGCTCGAACACCTCCGGTCGACGTTCCGGAACGTCCACGCGTGGACGGTTCCCGACGAGGTGGGGATAGAGCGCGCCTCCTCGAAGGTCGCGACGGGCGGAGATCCGGACGGCCACCCGCGGATTGCGGACGCGGACCTTCGCCGACGCACCGAGCGACTGGGTCGAGTCGTCGTCGAGCACGCGGAACGGATGCGGGGATGA